The genomic interval TGCGTCGTTGCCGCCAAGCCCGTCGACGCGTCGAAATCGGCTGAGTACAAGGACGGCAAAGTTTATTTCTGTTGCGGCGGGTGCGCGGGCAAGTTTGCCAAGGACAGCAAGCCGTTTGCAGAAAAAGCCAACCATCAATTGGTTGCGACCAAGCAGTACGCACAAAAGGGCTGTCCCTTCAGCGGCGGCCCTGTCGATCCCGAAGTGTTCACCATGATCGGCGAGACCAAGGTCGGTTTCTGCTGTGCAGGCTGCAAGGGGAAAGTGGACAAGGCCGCCGATGACGACGCCAAGCGAAAACTGGTTTTCAACGAAAAGACTTTTGAAAAGACCTTTGAGAAGGCCAAGAAAGAAACCAGCCGCTGAGCTGGTTTGAATCACCACAACATTGCGATGATCAAGCCGGTCACCTTTCTCGGGTGGCCGGCTTTTTTTGTTGGATGTGCAAAACTTCGCGAGATAACTTTTATTCCCGCCGGAACCCGTCTGGTCGTTCTGCGACTAGACTATCACGACCAACCAAGACTCCTGTTTCCGCCATAACCAATCGTTTCCTTCCATGATCGACCGTCGTCATTTCCTCCTTGCCGCGAGCGCGTCCGCAGCGTCCGCTTGCTTGCTCGCCAAATCCGGTTCGGCGTCACCCGCCCCCAATCCCCAAACCGATGCGGCTCAAACCGATGCGGCTCAGACCGGCAAGATGCCGGTTCAGTTTTCGCTCAATACCAGCACGATCCGCGGACACAAACTGTCGATTACAGAACAAGTGGACGTCGCATCCAATGCGGGCTACGACGGCATCGAACCTTGGATTCGAGACTTGGAAGAATACGTCACGGGTGGTGGAAACTTGCCCGATCTAAAGAAACGCATCGAGGATTCAGGTCTCGCCGTTGTCAGCGCCATCGGATTTGCCAAGTGGATCGTCGACGACGATGCGGAGCGCGCCGCGGGGCTTGAGCAAGCCAAACGCGACATGGAGCTGGTCAAAGCCATCGGTGGAACGCGGATGGCCGCGCCACCGATCGGTGCTCATGGCGGCAAGGACACCTCACCGCCATTGGAAGTCATCGCCCAGCGGTATCGCGCGCTTTTGGAAGTAGGCGATGCGACAGGTGTTGTGCCTCAACTGGAACTGTGGGGATTTTCGCCGACACTGAGCAAGCTGCCCGAATTGGCGTACGTTGCCGCAGGTGCCGAGCACGACAGCGCCTGTGTGTTGCCCGATTTTTATCACATCTACAAAGGCGGCAGCGACTTCTCCGCACTCGGCATGATCGAAGCATCACGGATGCACTGCTTTCACATCAACGACTACCCCGACAATCCGCCGCGAAAGGACATCGCCGACAAAGACCGCGTGTTCCCGGGCGACGGCGTTTGTGCTTTGCCGCAAATCATTCGTGGCCTGATCGACAATGGTTTCACCGGAACGTTCTCTCTTGAGTTGTTCAACCCTGAGTACTGGCAACGAGACGCTCTGGAGGTCGCTAAGGAAGGTCTGGAGAAATCCAAAGCCGTGGTCTCACAGGCAATCGCTTTGTAGCCATCGCCGCTCGACGTTGAGGCCAGAGGCAGATGAGGCTTTACCTGTCGTGGACGAGGTAACGAGTCCTGGGCTGCTCAAAGTTTGGTGTTGTGTCTTTTTGGGTTTGCGCAAGTTCATGTCCCTGCTGCCGGCCCCAGTGAGCCTCAGGCGCTAGCCGTGGGCCTGAGGCGGATTGTGGTGCCGGCCCACGGCTAGCGTCTGAGGCTCACTTTGATTGCGATGCATGGAACAAAAACATGGACTGAAAAAACAATGTCAACCCCAAACTTTGAGCAGTCGCAGCCCTAGCGAACGCAGCGATACACAAAGGCCGGCGGTAGGTTTCTCCACACGGTATGGCTTCGCTCCACCGATGAGAACGAGTCTCTCAACCGGCGTGAAAACCTCCGTCCCGCCGGCAACACAACGCCTTGCCAATAGGCGAACGTCGCGAACTGACCGCCGGGCCTGAGTCGGCTTAGCATCGTTTCGATGATCTGCGTCTGCAGCGACTCAGAAAACGACGCCCAGGGCAACCCACAGATGATCGCGTCGATCTGATCGATGGATTCCTGTTCGCAAAGACGATCCAGCTCCGTCACGCTGTCTTCGTAGATGGTCGCCGTGGGACATCGCATGCGGGCTTGCGCGGCCATCTCGGGTGATCGTTCGATTGCAAAAAACGTTGCCTCAGGGTGCAAGCACTTCAACACGCCTTCGGTGAACACGCCGGTTCCAGGTCCGAACTCCACCACACTTCTGGCCTGATCCCACTGAAACCAATCCACCATCGCGTCGACCAAACCCGGACTGCTGGGCGCGATCGCGCCGACTTGGGTCGGGTGTCGCAGGAACTCCTTGATGAACGTCAATGTTTCTCGCACGTTTTCGACAGACTCGTGAGCTGGGTGGCTGATGGCAGGATTGGATGACAGCGGCTTGGTATCTTGGCACGTTGTCGGCCGGTTTCCAATCCGACCGGCAGACCGATACACTACCACGATGCGAGTTCCCACCCATCAACGAGGCCGCTTCACCGGTGCCAATATGACACCCATGATTGATGTGGTGTTTCTGTTGATCATCTTTTTCTTGGTCTCGAGCCACATGGCACGCCAAGAAAACCATTTGCCGGTGGATTTGCCGGTCGCAGCCAGCCATCAGGTGCTCGATCCCGAGTCGACATCGCTCACCATCACGGTCGGTGACGATTCCCAGTGGCGGCTGGGCGGCGAAGTGGTCCTGGAGTCACAGATCAGGCAGGCGATGGCAGACGCACTGGCTCGCGACGGTGCCGCCGCAGCCGTTCGCATTCGTACCGATTCGATCGTCCCGTATCGCCAAGTCGAGCCGATCCTGCGTGCAGCCGCCCAGATAGGAGTCTTTGACGTCTCCATTGCCGTGCAAGATCCGGCAGACATTCGCTAAAAAGATCATTCAGGGACTGAAAAGATCCTGCTGGCGTTTTGAGTAGATTCATAATGTCCCCACATGGGGCGAGTCCCTGCGGATGCCAAGTCGATACAATCGACCCGTCCGTGAAATCACTGCCTGCAAGAACACTGCCCCCTTCCAGATGGCCGACTCACATCGAGGGCCATCCGCTGAGCCGTCACCAATAGGTTTTCCTTTGAACCAGTCCACTTCCCACGACGATGACTTCGTCGCGCCCACAGCCCATGGTGCGACGGATATCGGAAAGAAACGAGCCGTCAATCAGGACCAGTTCCTGATCGCCGAACTGAACAAATCGATGTTGGTGTCGTCCACCAGCCTCAGCTTGACGGGACAGTTCCGTTTGTTTGGCCGAGTCCAGGGACAAGTCCTGTTGGTTGCTGACGGAATGGGCGGCCACGCGGCGGGCGAAAAAGCAAGTTCGTTGGCGATCGATCACTTGGTCACCCGATTGCTCAACAGTGTTCACTGGTTCTTTCAGTCTGACAGCGAAGACGAGACAGCATTCCTGGACTCGATGAAGAAACTCTTTCAAGACGCTCACGCGAGAATCTTGGCCGAGTCCGCCGAACACGTCGATGAACGTGGTATGGGTACCACACTGACGATGGCCTACATCATGTGGCCGCGAATGTATGTGATCCACGCCGGAGACAGCCGCTGTTATTTGGTTCGAGACGGAATCGCCCAACAGGAAACAACCGACCACACACTGGCCAGAAAAATGGTCGAGGCTGGCGGAATGAAACCGGAAGACGAATCGACGAGCCGCTGGAGCAACGTGCTGTGGAACGTCTTGGGCGGAACCAGCGAGGCCGAATTGTCCGCAGAAGTCCGCCGAGTTGATTTGGTCGAAGGTGACGTGGTGCTGTTGTGCAGCGACGGACTGTATCGCTACCTGGACGGCGCGGCGATCGCCGAGCAAGTCGGAAAGCAAAATGCACTGCCAGAGCTTTGCAAGACCCTGATCCAGATGGCCAACGACGCGGGCGGCGAAGACAACATCACGGTCGTTGTCGCCAAACCAGAACCCAACCATTTGGCGTCTCACGAAAGGGTCGCTCAGTGCCCTGACGAAGTTTCCACGATTGTGACAAGCAACTCCAGCATCGCATTGGACGACACGCTACCTGACGACACGTTGCCAGGCGAATGAGCCACGCACCCGCTCAATTGCGGCCGCCGGTCGGTCTCGTCGTCGGTGGCATCTGCGGGATGATTTCAGCGTTTCTGTATACGGGCGCCAACATTGCGCTCAGACAGAGCGTTGCCTTGGACCCGTTCTTGGTCGCAGCCGTCAAGGCTCTGCCGACCGTGGTGGTATTGCTGCCGATGCTGATCTGGATGCGGCAAGCCGGTCGACCGATCGCGACCAGCACTCAGTGGGTGGGACGATTTATCCTCGTGGCTTTGATCGGACAGTTCGTCGGCAACGGAGCTTTTCAGGTCGCGCTGCAGCAAATCGGCCTGGCCGCTTCTGTGCCGATCACTCTGGGTGTCTTGATCATCGGCGGTGCCATTTTGGGACGGTTGATTCTGGGCGAGCCCGTCAGCAAGGTAAAGATCTTGGCGATGGTCACCCTGATCGCCGCGGTGATCATCCTCTCGCTTCCCCACTCCGGTGAGTCCAATCTCGATTCGGTTTCCAAGACTGATGTTCTCTGGGGAGCCGGGTTTCTCTGGGGAGCACTGTGCGCCGCCGCGTCCGGTGCAGCCTATTCGCTCTTTGGCGTCACCATGCGTCAAGCCATGACCGGTGGGTTGTCCGCGCCGGTTGCGATGTTCATCAGCGGATGCGTCGGCTCGGTTTCTCTCTGGTCGTTTTATCTTGTGCGGTCAGGTTGGCAGCAGCTCTGGGTGGTCACCGCGGATCAGTGGTGGGTGATGCTGATTGCAGGCATTTTGAACTTCAGCGCCTTTGTGGCCTTGGCGATTGCGCTCAAAGCATTGCCCGTTGTTGCGGTCAATCTGATCAACGCGTCCCAGGTCGCGATGGCTGCCTTGGCCGGCGTCCTGATGTTTCATGAACCCCTCACCGGCACCCTGATGTCGGGAATCGCATTGACCTTCACCGGCCTGCTGATCCTGACCGCTGGACGCCGTAAAGGTTGAACGGGGGCTCACGCAGATTTTGACGCTATCGAAGACTTCCGATCGCTCTACAATGCTGTAACCGGCCTCGAACTCGCCGTTTGCCCCCTGTTTGAAGCGTTTTCTGATGCAATTACCGATCATCGACCAGCCCGAAATCGACGCTGCCGCCAAACTGGCGCCCGCGATGTCGCGTGATTATCTTTCCAATCTGACCGCCGGTGGTCGCGTTCCCACCGGGCCTGTCGCGGCACGTTCCTTACCGATGACCATGCGTGAGGCGCGCAAACGGGGCTGGGATGAACTGGATGTCGTGTTCATCACCGGTGACGCGTACATCGACCATCCAAGCTTTGCGATGGCCATTTTGGGCCGTGTCCTGGAGGCGGCCGGTTATCGGGTCGGAATCATCAGCCAACCCGAGTGGCGGAACTGCGATGCTTGGAAAGAGTTCGGTCGACCACGCCTTTTCTTCGGCGTCAGTGCGGGCAACATGGATTCGATGATCAACCACTACACCGCGAACAAGAAAGTCCGAAACGACGACGCGTACTCGCCCGGTGGTCGCATCGGCCGTCGCCCCGACCGCGCGACACTGGCGTACTGTCAGCGGGCTCGGGAAGCGTTCAAGGGTGTTCCCGTGATCGCCGGCGGTGTGGAAGCTTCGCTGCGTCGCTTAGCCCACTACGACTATTGGAGCGACAAGGTCAAACGCAGCATCCTGATGGACAGCAAGGCAGACCTCGTCGCCTTTGGCATGGGCGAGAACGCGATTGTGGAAATCGCGCGGAGGCTGGAGGCGGGCGAGACGGTCAAGGACCTGCGTGACATGCGAGGTGTCGCCTACACCCTGGGGGCATCCGAGGAGATTCCCGAGGATGCACTGCGGCTGCCCAGTTACGAAGAAGTCTGCAGCGACAAAATGGCGTTCGCCGAAGCGACACGGATCATCCACAACGAAACCAATCCGCACAACGCGCAGCGGTTGGTGCAGCAGCACGCAGCGCAAGCGGTCGTTTGCAACGTCCCGCAGATGCCGATCTCCGAAGCCGCGATGGATCAGATCTACGGATTACCCTACACCCGTCAGCCGCACCCGATCTACAAGGAACCCATTCCCGCGTACGAGATGATCAAAAATTCCGTCACGATCATGCGAGGCTGTTTCGGTGGCTGCACCTTTTGTTCGATCACGGCTCACCAGGGACGCATCATCCAGTCCCGCAGCAAAGAATCGGTGCTCAAGGAAATCTCCAAGATGGCCGAGGAAAAATCCTTCACCGGCGTGGTCAGTGACATCGGCGGCCCGACAGCCAATATGTACCAAATGCAGTGCACCAAGCCGGAGGTGGAAGCGGTCTGCCGACGTCAATCTTGTGTGCATCCCAAGATTTGCAAGCTGCTGGGTGTCGATCACACACCGGTCATCGAACTGATGCGAGAAGCACGAAGTCTGCCGGGTGTAAAGAAAGTGCTTGTGGCCAGTGGCATCCGCATGGACTTGGCCCGTACTTCACCGGAGTACCTCAAGGAACTGACCGAGCACCACGTCGGCGGAAAACTGAAAG from Stieleria varia carries:
- a CDS encoding sugar phosphate isomerase/epimerase family protein, whose translation is MIDRRHFLLAASASAASACLLAKSGSASPAPNPQTDAAQTDAAQTGKMPVQFSLNTSTIRGHKLSITEQVDVASNAGYDGIEPWIRDLEEYVTGGGNLPDLKKRIEDSGLAVVSAIGFAKWIVDDDAERAAGLEQAKRDMELVKAIGGTRMAAPPIGAHGGKDTSPPLEVIAQRYRALLEVGDATGVVPQLELWGFSPTLSKLPELAYVAAGAEHDSACVLPDFYHIYKGGSDFSALGMIEASRMHCFHINDYPDNPPRKDIADKDRVFPGDGVCALPQIIRGLIDNGFTGTFSLELFNPEYWQRDALEVAKEGLEKSKAVVSQAIAL
- a CDS encoding class I SAM-dependent methyltransferase, which produces MRETLTFIKEFLRHPTQVGAIAPSSPGLVDAMVDWFQWDQARSVVEFGPGTGVFTEGVLKCLHPEATFFAIERSPEMAAQARMRCPTATIYEDSVTELDRLCEQESIDQIDAIICGLPWASFSESLQTQIIETMLSRLRPGGQFATFAYWQGVVLPAGRRFSRRLRDSFSSVERSHTVWRNLPPAFVYRCVR
- a CDS encoding ExbD/TolR family protein yields the protein MRVPTHQRGRFTGANMTPMIDVVFLLIIFFLVSSHMARQENHLPVDLPVAASHQVLDPESTSLTITVGDDSQWRLGGEVVLESQIRQAMADALARDGAAAAVRIRTDSIVPYRQVEPILRAAAQIGVFDVSIAVQDPADIR
- a CDS encoding PP2C family protein-serine/threonine phosphatase; translation: MNQSTSHDDDFVAPTAHGATDIGKKRAVNQDQFLIAELNKSMLVSSTSLSLTGQFRLFGRVQGQVLLVADGMGGHAAGEKASSLAIDHLVTRLLNSVHWFFQSDSEDETAFLDSMKKLFQDAHARILAESAEHVDERGMGTTLTMAYIMWPRMYVIHAGDSRCYLVRDGIAQQETTDHTLARKMVEAGGMKPEDESTSRWSNVLWNVLGGTSEAELSAEVRRVDLVEGDVVLLCSDGLYRYLDGAAIAEQVGKQNALPELCKTLIQMANDAGGEDNITVVVAKPEPNHLASHERVAQCPDEVSTIVTSNSSIALDDTLPDDTLPGE
- a CDS encoding DMT family transporter, which codes for MSHAPAQLRPPVGLVVGGICGMISAFLYTGANIALRQSVALDPFLVAAVKALPTVVVLLPMLIWMRQAGRPIATSTQWVGRFILVALIGQFVGNGAFQVALQQIGLAASVPITLGVLIIGGAILGRLILGEPVSKVKILAMVTLIAAVIILSLPHSGESNLDSVSKTDVLWGAGFLWGALCAAASGAAYSLFGVTMRQAMTGGLSAPVAMFISGCVGSVSLWSFYLVRSGWQQLWVVTADQWWVMLIAGILNFSAFVALAIALKALPVVAVNLINASQVAMAALAGVLMFHEPLTGTLMSGIALTFTGLLILTAGRRKG
- a CDS encoding YgiQ family radical SAM protein — protein: MQLPIIDQPEIDAAAKLAPAMSRDYLSNLTAGGRVPTGPVAARSLPMTMREARKRGWDELDVVFITGDAYIDHPSFAMAILGRVLEAAGYRVGIISQPEWRNCDAWKEFGRPRLFFGVSAGNMDSMINHYTANKKVRNDDAYSPGGRIGRRPDRATLAYCQRAREAFKGVPVIAGGVEASLRRLAHYDYWSDKVKRSILMDSKADLVAFGMGENAIVEIARRLEAGETVKDLRDMRGVAYTLGASEEIPEDALRLPSYEEVCSDKMAFAEATRIIHNETNPHNAQRLVQQHAAQAVVCNVPQMPISEAAMDQIYGLPYTRQPHPIYKEPIPAYEMIKNSVTIMRGCFGGCTFCSITAHQGRIIQSRSKESVLKEISKMAEEKSFTGVVSDIGGPTANMYQMQCTKPEVEAVCRRQSCVHPKICKLLGVDHTPVIELMREARSLPGVKKVLVASGIRMDLARTSPEYLKELTEHHVGGKLKVAPEHVDAGTLHKMRKPKNDDFEHFTEVFEKESKRVGKKQFIVPYFIASHPGSDVNAMIELALFLKRNGYKPDAVQDFIPAPLDVATTMYYTEMDPFTKQPVYIAKAMKERKMQRALMQFFKPENYFEVREALRSVGRTDLIGDGCDSLIPSRPPLEAVKKRRKDANKRFRGDYVHTIPGTEDAAAPADAGEELKKGSKKQRRNRKSTGYRPKRRGADN